GCCTTTTTCGAAGCGGCCGAACGCCAGCATCGCCTGGCCGTGCAGCAGCAGCGCCTCGGCTTCGTCGCGCGGCCGTGCCTGCTGGCGCGCCAGTTCGCGAGCCTGCCCCGCCTGCGCCATCGCTTCGACGGTTTGCGACAGGATGATGCGGCGGATGCGGTCGAGCAGGGGGCGGAGGTCGGTCATGGCGTGCGGCATCAATGGATTAGGGATAACCCTAGTCGATAAGCTTACCTGTCGCCTTATGTTTGTGAGGTTTTGTTACAAGAAGGCTTCACTGGTATGAAAGTATTTACGCAAAAAACAGGTAGGCAACCCAGACCGACGCGATAAAGCCGGCCACATCGGCGAACAGCCCGCAAGCGACCGCGTAGCGCGTCCGGGTGATGCCGATCGAGCCGAAATATACCGCCAGCACGTAGAAGGTCGTTTCGCTGCTGCCCTGCAGGATCGATACCAGCCGGCCGGCGAACGAGTCGGCACCGGCGGTCTTCATCGTGTCGATCATCAGCGCCCGGGCGCCGCTGCCCGACAGCGACTTCATGATGCCGATCGGCAGGCCGTCGACCCAGCGGCTGTCGTAGCCGAGCATGACCACGAGGTGGCGCAGCCCCGCCAGCAGCAGTTCGAGCGCGCCGCTGGCACGCAGCAGCGCGATTGCGACCAGCATCGCGACCAGGTAGGGAACGATGCCGATCGCGACCTTGAAGCCTTCCTTGGCGCCGTCAATGAAGGTTTCGTAGACGTCGACACGGCGAACGAGGGCGGTGGCGATAAAGCCGACGACGATGGCGAGCAGCAGGAAGTTGCTGACCAGCGCCGATTGCGCGGCGCGCTCGGCGGCCGGCAGGTGCAGGAACCAGGCGGCGACGCCAAAGATCAGCGCAGAAAGGCCACCGAGATAGGCGAGTACGACCGGGTCGTAGAGCCGCAGCCGCTGTCGGATGCCGACCAGCAGCACGCCGGCGATCGTGGCGGTGAAGCTGGCGATCAGCAGCGGCACGAAGATGTCGGTCGGGTCGGCCGCGCCGAGCTGGGCGCGGTAGGCGAAGATCGTCACCGGGAACAGCGTGACCGCGGCGGTGTTGATGACCAGAAACAGGATCTGCGCGTCGGTTGCGGTATCGGGGCTGGGGTTGAGCGTCTGCAGCTCCTTCATCGCCTTGAGCCCGAGCGGCGTCGCGGCGTTGTCGAGGCCGAGCATGTTGGCGGCGATGTTCATCGTCATCGCGCCGAGCGCCGGGTGGCCGGCCGGCACGCCCGGGAACAGCCGGGCGAACAGCGGCCCGAGCAGGCGCGCGAGCAGCGCGATCAGCCCGGCGGCTTCGCCGATCTTCATGATGCCGAGCCACAGGGTCATCACGCCGGTGAGCCCGAGTGCGACTTCGAAACCGAGCCGGGCGGCGTCGAACATCGCCCGCGTCATTGCCGCGAACACCTCGTGCCGGCCGAGTGCGAAGCCCTGGATGCAGGCGGCGGCGAAGGCCAGCAGGATGAAGCCGGCCCAGATACGGTTGAGCATGGGAAGTGGTACTCCTGACGTGCCGGGCCTTGGAGCGGCTAGCAAGAAACAGCGCAGCGGCTCTGGTTCGGCGTGCAAAACGTCCCACGGGGACTGCCTTCGGTCGCAACAGTACAAGCCGATGCGACAGGTTTGCACAACAACGCCAGAGGATTTTTGCTGGCTGCGCTTAGTGCTTCAGCCTGGCTTCGAGCGCCTGGAGTTTAGCGTAGGTGCCGGAGCGGACGATACGGCTGAACGCTTCCTGGTAGCGGCGGTGGTAGTACTCGGCCTGCCCGGCATCGCCCATGCGCTGATAGATCTGCGCGAGCAGATGGTGGGCCTGGAAGGTCTTGTGACAGGTGCCCATTTCGTCGGCGCGCTCGAGCGCGGTATGCACCGCGGCCAGCGCTTCGGCCAGCCGGCCTTCGGACAGGTAGACGCGACCCCGGGCGAGGTTCTGCGAGATTTCACCCCAGGCCCAGACCCGCCGCATCGCGACCGCCTGATCAAGGGCGGCGTGGGCGTCGGCCGGATTGCCGCGCGCCAGCGCGACGGCGCTACGGTAGACGAGGATCTCGCCGACGTACTCGGGGTTGCCGGCCGCTTCGGCCAGCGGCAGGGCCTGATCGAGTTCGAGCGCGACGTCCTCGAAGCGCCCGAGCTTGGTGTAGTCGGCGGCGAGGTTGATCAGCACCCGGCAATGCAGGTCGGCGTCGGACGTTTCGACGACCAGCGCCTTGGCGTCGAGGTGGTTCTGCAGCGCCATGTCGTAGCGTTCGTGCGCGTAATAGACCTGGCCGAGGCCGATGTAGGCGTGGATGCGGGTATTGAGCGTGAAACCTTCGGTGTCGATGCAGTCGGCCCAGTAGGCGATCGCCTCGTCGTAGTCGCCCTGCGTGTAGTAGGCGCTGGCGAGGTCCTGGATCAGCTCGCCGCGCTCGGCGACGAGGTCTTCGGCGTCGGCGATCGTCAGTGCCTTGAACATCGCGTGCTGCCCGTCCGGGATGCGGCCGAAGGCGAACAGCATCGTGCCGCAACGGCGCCATGCGGCGATCGCCAGCAGCGTGTCGTCGCAGCCGGGGACGAGCCGGGTTGCGGCTTCGGCAAGGCGCAGGGCTTCGTGCGGGTCGATATACGTGAGCCGATTGCTTTCGTCGATCAGTTGCGCAATCGTGGCGGGCTCGCCGGGATGCATGGGATGGGTGGCAGTCGTGAGCGGATGGCGGACAGCCTAAACGCTTGTTTTCCTGCTTTCAAGCGCAGACCGATAGTTGGTAAGCATTTATTACAGAAGATTGACTGCCTGTCTGGAGAACGGCCGCGCAGTGTCGTGGCGGCGATGGCGGGAGGCCGTCGTCAGCCCGGCTTTCCCGGCCAGCCCAGCCGTCCGGCGGTCAGGTCGGTCAGCGCGGCAAGCGCCGGGGCGACCGAGGCCTGCGGCAGCGAGACATGCAGCGTCACCAGCGCATCGTGGTCGGCCGACAGTACCTCGTGGCCTTGCTGCTGCAGCCAGTGGCGGACACGGTTTTCATCGGCGTAAGGCAGCGTCAGCGCCAGTTGCACCATCGCGATCCGTTCGACCTTGTCCGCATGGACCAGTGCACCGGCGATGGCGTCGGTATACGCGCGGACCAGCCCGCCGGCACCGAGCTTGACGCCGCCGTAGTAGCGCACCACGGTCGCGAGCACGCCGTCGAGGTCGTGGTGACGCAGCACCTCGAGCATCGGCCGGCCGGCGGTACCCGACGGTTCGCCGTCGTCGCTCATGCCCGAATCGCCGCCGGCGAGCAGCGCCCAGCAGACGTGAGCGGCGTCCGGATGGGCGGCGCGCAGCGCGTCGACCACGGCGAGTGCGTCGGCGCGGCTGGCGACGGGTTCGACCCGGCCGAGGAAGCGGCTTTTCTTGATGTCGACTTCGTGTTCGACGGTGGCGGCGAGGGTGAACGGCATCGGGGGATTATTACGGCGGCGGTCGCGCTTGTCAGCGTGAAAGATAATGATGAGAATGATTCTCTTTTTGTTCGGAGCCGTCATGTCCCGCACCATCCGCCCTCTGGTCCTTGCCCTGCTGTCCGCCACCTTGCTGGGTGCGTGCGCATCAGCGCCGCAATCGCCGGCGGTGGCCGCGCAGTTCGCCGGCAAGCGCGTCGTGCTGCTCGGCGAGGTCCACGACAACGCCGCCGGCCACGAGGCACGGTTTGCCGCGCTCAAGGCCGCCGTCGACGCCGGCTGGCGTCCGGCGATCGCGATGGAGCAGTTCGACCGCGAGCGGCAGGGCGATCTCGATGCGGCACGCAAGGGCGGCGATGCCGATGCGCTGATCAAGGCCGCCGCGCCGGCGAAGTCGAGCTGGAACTGGGCGTTCTACAAG
This window of the Jeongeupia sp. USM3 genome carries:
- a CDS encoding nucleoside recognition domain-containing protein — its product is MLNRIWAGFILLAFAAACIQGFALGRHEVFAAMTRAMFDAARLGFEVALGLTGVMTLWLGIMKIGEAAGLIALLARLLGPLFARLFPGVPAGHPALGAMTMNIAANMLGLDNAATPLGLKAMKELQTLNPSPDTATDAQILFLVINTAAVTLFPVTIFAYRAQLGAADPTDIFVPLLIASFTATIAGVLLVGIRQRLRLYDPVVLAYLGGLSALIFGVAAWFLHLPAAERAAQSALVSNFLLLAIVVGFIATALVRRVDVYETFIDGAKEGFKVAIGIVPYLVAMLVAIALLRASGALELLLAGLRHLVVMLGYDSRWVDGLPIGIMKSLSGSGARALMIDTMKTAGADSFAGRLVSILQGSSETTFYVLAVYFGSIGITRTRYAVACGLFADVAGFIASVWVAYLFFA
- a CDS encoding lipopolysaccharide assembly protein LapB, whose protein sequence is MHPGEPATIAQLIDESNRLTYIDPHEALRLAEAATRLVPGCDDTLLAIAAWRRCGTMLFAFGRIPDGQHAMFKALTIADAEDLVAERGELIQDLASAYYTQGDYDEAIAYWADCIDTEGFTLNTRIHAYIGLGQVYYAHERYDMALQNHLDAKALVVETSDADLHCRVLINLAADYTKLGRFEDVALELDQALPLAEAAGNPEYVGEILVYRSAVALARGNPADAHAALDQAVAMRRVWAWGEISQNLARGRVYLSEGRLAEALAAVHTALERADEMGTCHKTFQAHHLLAQIYQRMGDAGQAEYYHRRYQEAFSRIVRSGTYAKLQALEARLKH
- a CDS encoding YigZ family protein produces the protein MPFTLAATVEHEVDIKKSRFLGRVEPVASRADALAVVDALRAAHPDAAHVCWALLAGGDSGMSDDGEPSGTAGRPMLEVLRHHDLDGVLATVVRYYGGVKLGAGGLVRAYTDAIAGALVHADKVERIAMVQLALTLPYADENRVRHWLQQQGHEVLSADHDALVTLHVSLPQASVAPALAALTDLTAGRLGWPGKPG